The genomic stretch AACCAGTGAGCCAGTTGAGTTGGAAGTTTAGTTGTTAGAGGAAGAAGCCAAAAGCAGGGATCCAAAGTGCTGAGCATTGAAGATGCATGGGGAAGTGGGTAATGGTAGAACCAGGGAATGTTTAGACACGCATGCATACATACGTGGTCAGTCATGTACAACGCCTCgcagtcctgtggactgtagcactccaggcttctctgtctatgagattatcccggcaagaatactggagtgggctgccattgcctcctctggggatcttctcgtcccagggactgaacccttatctcctgtggctccttcattggcagccgggttctttagccctgagccacctgggaagcccaaatgtttagaaccagattttaaaaatttagaacagCCTAGGTAGGCACACCCAAAATACTGGGGATGTTCCTCGGCCATTCATCAAACTTAAAGTCTGATGCTTGCTTTTATGAGGAAAAAAAGTGATGAACTGTGTTAGCCCATCTTGATAAGCAGGGAGGGAGTTGGCACAGGGAGCTGACCAGTCATTGGGAGGTGCTCAGTGCTGCTTCCTAgcccctcttcagttcagttcactgaaTAAAAACCAGAACCTAGTGTGAAATGATAGAGATTCTGTCAAGTGGTGGTAAGTGGTAGTTTGATGAACTTACTTCTTCACTGTGATATATCTCTGACCAGCATCCAAACATCCCCTCTCCAGGACAATAAATGCTAAGGACAGATAAACAGACTCAGACCCTCTGACTCCCCTTTTTATCAGTGTGTTGCGGTGACTAAGCTTATTTTATCCAAGTTAAGAAGCTCCCCTGATAAGGTTTAAATGAATTACTCCTTTCTCTCACCCATACATCTTCACATATCAGGGGATGACTTCATGCCGAAAGGCTTCCCTCTGGAAATGTCAGTCATTGTTTAACTTCTTTTCTCCCATTGAATAGTGCTCCTAAAAAGTTGTGTGTCAGGATAACTCTTGCCAATCTCAAAGGTAAATTTACCAGATTTTAACTTAATGAACAAGCATTAAGATAATACCAGAGttaatgaatattaaaattaGGACTTGACTTTCAGTTTATTTTAGGCAGTTGACTTAAACTCACTGAGTATCAGCTTTTCTTAGCAAAATGAAGGAGTCaggttttcttatttctaaaatcCCTTCAAGTCAGAAAATTCTGTGTTCCTCTTCTtgccagaattgatgcttttgaactctggtgctggagaagactcttgagagtcccttggacaggagggaaatcaaaccagtcaatcctaaaggaaattaaccccgaatactattggaaggactgatgctgaagctgaagctccaatactttgggcacctgtacaaacaggtgactcattggaaaagactccgatcctgggaaagattgaaggcagaagaagagggtgatagagggtgagatggttggatggcattaccaatttaatggacatgaactggggcaaactctgggagatcgtgagggacagtgaggcctggcatgccacagtccatggggttgcaaagagtcagacacgacttggtgactgaacacacacacaaatatttaggTGCCCACTGTTCATCCAAGGCTGGTCACACAGTATATGCTCTTGTGCAACAGTAACTGTTCCTGCAGTAATCTGTTTGTTTTTGCCACTGCTAATAAATTCCAAGGGGCAGCTCTCAGTGAGTGTTTTGCACTTTTCATCGCATTTAATAAATTAGGCTAACAAACGGGGGAGGAAGATGGCAAGTCTCATCTGCTCTTTTCAAAAATATCATAGAATCTTACATTTTCCCCCCACAGAGCTTACTTTTTCTGCAGTTTGGTGGTTTTGATTGCCATTGTAATCAATTAATTTAATCTTTGGGGAACTTAAAATCAATTGTGGTCTAACATCAAAAGGACCCACCATTTCCTTTTAGTTTACATCGGTAAAGGCACTAAGGAAgctcttcagttcacttcagttcagttgctcagtcgtgtctgactctttgcgaccccatggattgcagcacaccaggcctccctgtccatcaccaactcctggagtttactcaaactcatgtccattgagtcggtgatgccacccaaccatctcaccctgttgtccacttctcctcctgccttcagtttttcccagcatcagggtcttttccaataagtcagttcttcacatcaggtggccaaagtattggagtttcagcttcagtattagtccttaaTATggaggactgttttcctttaggatggactggttggatctccttgcagtccaagggactctcaagagtcttctcccacatcacagttcaaaagcatcaattcttcagcactcagctttctttatagtccaactctcacatccatacatgactactggaaaggtACTGGAAATTCTCCCTGTGGTGTAGAATGAAAACCTAACCCTCATCCATAGCTTTTATTTAGCAGCAGCCCAACTCATAACAcccgtggagaaggcaatggcaacccactccagtattcttgcctggagaatccccatggacagaggagcctggcgggctacagtccatggggtcgcaagagttggacatgacttagtgactaaaccaccaccaacaactcATAATACTAAAAGTAATTTGGAGGTAGCGAGTGGAAGAGAGAGTAAGTAAAGTGAAGCTGGATTTTTGGTTATATTTTAAGAAGTCGGTAAAACAGAATTGTGGATGACAATGTTTTTCTGAAGATAATTCATTTTGCTTCTTAGTGGAGAAATTTGCCAGACTTTCCCTTCCCCTGATTGTTTCCAATACCAGCCACACTAGTCACAAGTGTCTTAGGAAAGATCTAACTGCTGCTTTATCAACACAGACTACAGCAAAGctcttggttttctttctctaagGTTAGTTAGTGGGAGGCATAAAGATACATTTTGACCTTttagtatttctttattttgtaagCAACACTGCATTTTTGAAAGAAGAGAAGACTACAGATTTAGAATTTCAAAAATCACTTCTTACCCCACTTATTTGTTTTCACATCAaaaagctttttaatatgtttatacaCTTTATATCATGAGTATATATCattctagcagcagcagcaacagtaggtATAGCAGCCAACATCTAATGAACATTTAATGTTTGCCAGAcacaattctaacatctggattAATTTTTCTGAGCAGCCCTGTTAGAtagcatttaatatttttctagtttcattGATGGGAAAGCGGAGACACAGAAGTTAAAACAACTTGCCCGAAGCCATATAGCTAATAAGCTGCAGATATGGAATtgaaacccaggcagtctgactccacaCTGTGGGCTCTTGTTATTTACTCAACAATATAGATATCATGATCAACTTCCATGTGAGTTAAAATCATCAACAGCATCATCATGACTGATGCATGGGATTCCAGTTTAAGGATATAACAATGGATATAACCAGTCTCCTATTAGTGGatatttagaaagtgaaagtgttagttaactcattcgtgtccgactctttgtgacccaacggactgtacccgccaggcttctctgtccacaggattctccaggcaagaatattggagtgggtagctgttcccttctccaggggatcttcccaacccgggaagaAAACTTGATGTTAATAggggagaatttttaaaatagtatttggcAGTCCTTAGGTTCACTTGAAGAAATGCtttattttcatatgaaaatatGAACCATCGTGACCCTCTGTGAACTATGAAccaattttgtttttcatctagAAAAgtgctgttattattttttccttataaatgATTTTGTAGAAAACCAAATTCTCATTTTCAGAAATTTGACCTATTATACTACTACCATCCCcaaagatggatttttaaaacagtttgtaATCATGGAAGATGAAGATGCCAAAGAAGAGGTAGCTTTGTAACAGTCCTTTGATGCTATTTAATGAATATAGAATCTCTAGAAATGGATCTAATTTAAAACGTTTGCCTCCAAAtttgaagatgtgtgtgtgtgtgtgtgtgttagtcacgcagttgtgtctgactctttgcgaccccatgtactgtagctcaccaggctcctctgtccatgaagttctccaggcaataatactggagtggttgctatttccttctccaggggatcttcccaactcagggatcaaacctgggtctccctcattgttggcaaattctttcccatctgagccaccagggaagccgcaaaTTTAAAGATAACTTCATTTAAATTGTATTATGAGTCTAATGCTTCAAAACTGTCTAGGACTTGGTGTGATTTCAAGTAACTTGGCTTAAAATTCTAAGACTTACTGTAAGAAAGTTAAAACTATCTTCAGGGAAGACAAAGGctgtttttccccttttttttttttcagtttgggaGAGGATGGTAAGTGCTATTTTGGGGACAGGATTCCCAACAGAAGAGAATCCTTTGGCAGCAAGAATAAACAGCTTTGGCAGAATCCACCCTGCAAGCGAAAAGGACTTAGGGTACATGTGAAGCCTGGGAGTTGTCCTGAGCTCCAAGGCAGAAAGGATATCCTTGGTACAAGGGGTGAGTCAGCACCAGACTGTCTGAGTGGAAATACTGTCCACAAAAGCTCCATAGAGCTGCTTCATTAGAAAGTGATACATTTTGTGATACATCCCCTTCCCTAGGGAGGTTCAGTTACTGTTTCAAGGAAGTGATTATATTTTACTTAGGGCTACATTGTTCCCTTTAGCCTTCAGTATAACCACcacaacagtaataataataataacaatagtagtGCTAGTAGTAAAACATGTCCTACAAACCTTGAttgttttctgattcttttcccttcattttccagaaaataaatcACTTATACATCTACAAAAGTACACTAATGATTAATTTGAAGGAGAGTCtcctctttaattttaaaatgctttgaaattCTTTTGTGATGCTGTACACATAGAAAATACTTTTTGCTCATTTTATTTCTGGGGTGAGtgtgggtatgtatgtgtgtgtgagcatgtattCAGCTTACATTTTCAAACTGATGCTTTCAGTAGAGGTAATCACTATTCATTTGAATAAATATACTTTGAAAGATGGATGACAGGTAGCCATCCCATCCACATGTAATTACATGTCTAATTATATGTCACACTGCTGATTTGGTTTGGCTGGATAAGATATTCATGAAGATTTAGCAGGATGGTAAGAAAACTCAACCGTTTGAATATTCATTTCTCTTTGCGTCCAAATGTCTGGAGGTGGAAACTGTTGGTGGAATGGAGATCCCGATACACATTtctacagagacagagagaacacAACTGCTCCAAAGCAGAGTGTCTTTTCTCACTCATTCAGTCAACAACCCTTTACTGAGTAATGGCTCTATGCCAGACACTGATTTGTTTCCTGGGACATTCCTTCATCAAAATCCACTCCTGGCTTTGTCAAGGTCCCAcacccctctcccttcccacaaCCACAGCAGACGCACTGGGTCTTTACTGAAAAGGTTTGGATTTTTCGTGCCTTGAAACTCAACTTTGCAGCTCCTTCCTTGAAGGCTCTGCAAGAGTggagttttatttataataatcttTGTTGTCCTTTGTAAAATAAACCCCAAGATGGAAAActattttagagaaaaaagaagagattaaTATCAGGAGCATCTTCTTATGTTTCTACAGACTTGTAAACATTTCAATGGCTGCGTGTTATTCCActgtgtacctcagtttcctaacATTCACCCCAAACTTGGTTCACAATTTGGATTCATTTCCTTAGGGTAAGATTACTAAGTCATTGTAAGATCCTTAATACAAACTGCCAAACCATTTTCAGAGAATTTATAGCAACTTATGGGCCCATTGAGGATCTATTTACTATTTATATTACAGCACCCTTACCTTCATCAAATACTAAAACTTGGAAAATCTTCACTTTATTTGGGGGGAtttaattttcattcttcttattactagtaaaggaaatggcagcccactccagtgttcttgcctggacaatcccagggacagcagagcctggtgggctgccatctgtggggtcgcatagagtcagacacgactgaaatgacttagcagcagcagtagcagtgaaaCTGAACTTTTCCCACGTGGCTGTTAGacatttttgctttctctttcctggGTTGTCTATCTGTCTTCTGCCTATATTTcaagtttttatagttttcttattCACTTGCATATGAAACATTTCATATTAAGGATGTTAGCATTTTGTCTTTAGTATTTATTGATCACATTTGGTTAAAAATCCCTCCAATTACATTATTCACAGTCATATCACCACTTAGAGTATATGGATTGTTTTGTTCAATGTGATCAGCTTTATATCATTTTATGTAAGAGGTGGTtttgatgtttaaaaattaagaatacatACATTAGagtcaaaaagcaaaaaaaaacacaaacctatTCCAGAAACTTCTACAAAATAAAGTAGAATGTATGAGTTAAATTGTGATGGACCTGGGTTCTCTCAGTGCTTCTATATCGACGTTTGCATTCTTACTGCATTTAATGTATGGCCCTCTggtgggcttctgtggtggctcagacggtaaaaaatccacctgcgatgtgggagacctgggttcgatccctgggttgggaagatcccctggagaagggaaaagctacccactccaatattctggcctggagaattccacggactgtatagtccatggggtcacaaagtgtcggacatgactgagcgacttctacTTTGTCTGGTGTGCTTACTACAAAACTGTAAGAGCTGTGCCAGACTAAACACTTGAGACAGGTAATGAACTGCTTAGGAATTTACTGGATTGCAGCTAAAATTCTAGCAAAATTCCCTCGTCCCCATCCTCCTAGAGGCCCTGAGCAGCAGTCCCTCACgtgtcctccttttcctttcagaCAATTCCTCGTCTCTTCAGGAGGATGAGGAGGTAGAGATGGAGGCCATCAGCTGGCAGGCCGGCAGCCCGGCCATGAACGGGCACCCCACCACGCCAGTGACCTCTGCGCGTTTCCCCAGCTGGGTCACTTTTGATGACAATGAAGTCAGCGGCCCTTTGTCCCCCATCACGTCTCCTCTGAAGCCAGAAACACTGCCTCTCACCTCTGTGATCCCAGACGGACCTTGCAACTCAACAGGGTCATTTAAGAAGCGGGAACGGCCCAGGAGCACTTTGATGAACTTCTCCAAAGTTCAGAAGCTAGACGTGTCCTCCGTAAGCCATCCGCCTGCTGTGCCCGAGGCTCCACCTTGGAGGGCCACCAATCCTTTTCTGAACGAGACGCTACAGGATGTACAGCCGTCCCCCATCAACCCTTTCCGGGCTTTCTTTGAGGAGCAGGAGAGGCGAGCCCAGAACAGTTCTGTGTCCGGTACCCCAGGCAAGAGCCAGAGAGATTCCCTCATCGTCGTCTACCGGGACGCCATCAGTTTTGATGACTCGAGCCGAAACCAGTCACGCTCGGATGCTGTGGAAAAACTCAAGCGGCTCCAAATCGAGGATTCCGACCACTTCGGGGGTGCGACACTCCCTGATGATGACCCGGCTGCCTGGGCTGAACTGGATGCCCACCCGGCAGGCTCCGAGCAGTCCCCGCCCAGGGACGGCTGGCCCATGATGCTTAGGATCCCCGAGAAGAAGAACATCATGTCGTCCAGGCACTGGGGACCCATCTACGTCAAACTGACGGACGGTGGGTACCTGCAGCTGTATTACGAGCAGGGCCTGGAGAGGCCGTTCCGTGAGTTCAAGCTGGAGATGTGCCATGAGATTTCCGAGCCCCGGCTCCAAAACTACGACGAGAATGGTAGGATCCACAGCTTACGGATAGACCGCGTCACCTACAAGGAGAAGAAGAAGTACCAGCCTAAACCCGCCGTGGCCCACTTGGCCGAGAGGGAGCAGGTCATCAAGCTGGGCACCACCAACTACGAGGACTTCCTGAGCTTCATCCGTGCGGTTCAGGACCGCCTCATGGAGCTGCCGGTGTTGTCAACGGAGCTGAGCACGGTCGGCCTGAActacctggaagaggaaatgacggTGGATGTCCGAGATGAATTCTCCGGCCTCGTGAGCAAGGGAGACAACCAGATCCTCCAGCACAGTGTCCTGACGCGGATCCACGTGCTGAGCTTCCTCTCGGGCCTGGCCGAGTGCCGGCTGGGCCTCAACGACGTCCTGGTCAAAGGGAACGAGGTGGTGTCCCGCCAGGACATCGTGCCCACCACCACCGCCAAGTGGATCCGGCTCCACGAGTGCCGCTTTCACGGCTGCGTGGATGAGGACGTGTTCCGCGGCTCGCGCGTCATCCTCTTCAACCCTCTGGACGCCTGCCGCTTCG from Capra hircus breed San Clemente chromosome 10, ASM170441v1, whole genome shotgun sequence encodes the following:
- the STON2 gene encoding stonin-2 isoform X1; the protein is MTTLDHVIATHQSEWVSFNEEPLFPVPSEGGPKEHLAGASSSSDQSESSSGEHHTLDGCSQDLSHSEHDDSSEKLGLISEAASPPGSPEQRPPDLVSAISGWVQFEDDAPWASSLPPPKEAGGTATSLTMPCWTCPSFDSLGRCPLPSESSWTTHSEDTSSPSFGPSYTDLQVVSAGEQSGLASGADSTDNSSSLQEDEEVEMEAISWQAGSPAMNGHPTTPVTSARFPSWVTFDDNEVSGPLSPITSPLKPETLPLTSVIPDGPCNSTGSFKKRERPRSTLMNFSKVQKLDVSSVSHPPAVPEAPPWRATNPFLNETLQDVQPSPINPFRAFFEEQERRAQNSSVSGTPGKSQRDSLIVVYRDAISFDDSSRNQSRSDAVEKLKRLQIEDSDHFGGATLPDDDPAAWAELDAHPAGSEQSPPRDGWPMMLRIPEKKNIMSSRHWGPIYVKLTDGGYLQLYYEQGLERPFREFKLEMCHEISEPRLQNYDENGRIHSLRIDRVTYKEKKKYQPKPAVAHLAEREQVIKLGTTNYEDFLSFIRAVQDRLMELPVLSTELSTVGLNYLEEEMTVDVRDEFSGLVSKGDNQILQHSVLTRIHVLSFLSGLAECRLGLNDVLVKGNEVVSRQDIVPTTTAKWIRLHECRFHGCVDEDVFRGSRVILFNPLDACRFELMRFRTVFAEKTLPFTLRTAASIHGAEVEVQSWLRMSAGFSSNWDPLTQVPCENVMVRYPVPSEWVKNFRRESVLGEKSLKAKVNRGASFGSASVSGSEPVMRVTLGTAKYEHAFNAIVWRINRLPDKNSASGHPHCFFCHLELGSDREVPSRFANHVNVEFSMPTTSASKAAVRSISVEDKTDVRKWVNYSAHYSYKVEIEQKKSLKLDLDGDDMENPKECGVQ
- the STON2 gene encoding stonin-2 isoform X2 — encoded protein: MTTLDHVIATHQSEWVSFNEEPLFPVPSEATSLTMPCWTCPSFDSLGRCPLPSESSWTTHSEDTSSPSFGPSYTDLQVVSAGEQSGLASGADSTDNSSSLQEDEEVEMEAISWQAGSPAMNGHPTTPVTSARFPSWVTFDDNEVSGPLSPITSPLKPETLPLTSVIPDGPCNSTGSFKKRERPRSTLMNFSKVQKLDVSSVSHPPAVPEAPPWRATNPFLNETLQDVQPSPINPFRAFFEEQERRAQNSSVSGTPGKSQRDSLIVVYRDAISFDDSSRNQSRSDAVEKLKRLQIEDSDHFGGATLPDDDPAAWAELDAHPAGSEQSPPRDGWPMMLRIPEKKNIMSSRHWGPIYVKLTDGGYLQLYYEQGLERPFREFKLEMCHEISEPRLQNYDENGRIHSLRIDRVTYKEKKKYQPKPAVAHLAEREQVIKLGTTNYEDFLSFIRAVQDRLMELPVLSTELSTVGLNYLEEEMTVDVRDEFSGLVSKGDNQILQHSVLTRIHVLSFLSGLAECRLGLNDVLVKGNEVVSRQDIVPTTTAKWIRLHECRFHGCVDEDVFRGSRVILFNPLDACRFELMRFRTVFAEKTLPFTLRTAASIHGAEVEVQSWLRMSAGFSSNWDPLTQVPCENVMVRYPVPSEWVKNFRRESVLGEKSLKAKVNRGASFGSASVSGSEPVMRVTLGTAKYEHAFNAIVWRINRLPDKNSASGHPHCFFCHLELGSDREVPSRFANHVNVEFSMPTTSASKAAVRSISVEDKTDVRKWVNYSAHYSYKVEIEQKKSLKLDLDGDDMENPKECGVQ